In one window of Henckelia pumila isolate YLH828 chromosome 1, ASM3356847v2, whole genome shotgun sequence DNA:
- the LOC140876365 gene encoding cellulose synthase-like protein D4 isoform X2, translating to MLLILVRLVVLSFFLVWRLRHPNKDAMWLWLMSVTCEIWFSFSWFLDQIPKMNPVNRSTDLEVLRDKFEMPSPSNPTGRSDLPGVDLFVSTADPEKEPPLVTANTMLSILAVDYPVEKLACYVSDDGSALLTFEAMAEAASFADLWVPFCRKHDIEPRNPETYFCKKSDPTKNKKRPDFVKDRRKVKREYDEFKVRVNGLADSIRRRSEAFNAREEMKVLKHMRESGSDPSEKIKVQKATWMADGTHWPGTWANPSGEHSKGDHAGILQVMLKPPSDDPLMGSSEDKLLDFTDVDIRLPMFVYVSREKRPGYDHNKKAGAMNALARASAILSNGPFILNLDCDHYIYNCKAVREGMCFMMDRGGEDICYIQFPQRFEGIDPSDRYANNNTVFFDGTMRALDGLQGPLYVGTGCMFRRFALYGFDPPKVDTILERGSETQALKATNFDPDLDVKLLPNIFGNSTMLAKSIPIAEFQGRPLADHPAIKYGRPPGALRAPRDPLDATTVAEAVSSISCWYEDKTEWGDRVGWIYGSETEDVVTGYRMHNRGWRSVYCITKRDAFHGSAPINLTDRLHQVLRWTTGLVEIFFSRNNALLATSKLMFLQRLAYLNVVVYPFTSFFLVVYSFLPALSLFSGYFIVQKVSVAFLMFLLIISLCLIGLAILEIKWSGIGLEEWWRNEQFWLISGTSAHLAAVVQGLLKVIAGIEISLTSTSKSAGVDNDDTYAGLYLVKWSSLMIPPIVIGMVNIIAIAVAFSRTIYQTVPQWSKFIVGAFFSFWVLAHLYPFAKGLMGRSGKTPTIVFVWSGLIAITISLLWVAISPLGSAQTDLGTGGFQFP from the exons AT GTTGCTGATTTTGGTTCGGTTAGTTGTGTTGAGTTTCTTCTTGGTATGGAGACTACGACACCCAAATAAAGATGCCATGTGGCTTTGGTTGATGTCAGTTACATGTGAGATATGGTTTTCCTTTTCTTGGTTTCTTGATCAGATTCCAAAGATGAATCCAGTCAATAGATCCACAGATTTAGAAGTGTTACGTGATAAATTTGAAATGCCATCACCATCCAACCCGACTGGTCGCTCTGATCTCCCCGGTGTTGATTTATTTGTATCCACAGCAGATCCGGAAAAAGAGCCACCACTCGTCACTGCAAACACTATGCTCTCAATCCTAGCAGTTGATTACCCTGTAGAGAAACTTGCTTGTTATGTTTCTGATGATGGTAGTGCCCTCTTGACCTTCGAAGCAATGGCCGAGGCAGCAAGTTTTGCCGATCTATGGGTACCTTTTTGTCGGAAACATGATATAGAACCTCGGAATCCAGAAACTTACTTCTGTAAGAAGAGTGACCCGACAAAGAACAAGAAAAGACCAGATTTTGTCAAAGATAGACGTAAAGTAAAAAGGGAGTATGACGAATTTAAAGTAAGGGTAAATGGATTAGCAGATTCGATTAGGAGAAGATCAGAAGCTTTCAATGCAAGGGAGGAGATGAAAGTGTTAAAACACATGAGAGAGAGTGGGTCAGATCCATCGGAGAAAATCAAGGTCCAAAAAGCTACTTGGATGGCTGATGGTACCCATTGGCCTGGAACTTGGGCCAATCCATCTGGTGAACACTCCAAAGGCGATCATGCTGGAATCCTCCAA GTGATGTTGAAACCTCCCAGTGATGATCCATTAATGGGAAGTTCAGAGGACAAGCTTTTAGACTTTACTGACGTGGACATACGCCTGCCTATGTTCGTGTACGTCTCACGTGAAAAACGTCCGGGATATGATCATAACAAGAAAGCTGGTGCCATGAATGCCCTTGCTCGAGCCTCGGCTATACTGTCTAATGGTCCTTTTATACTTAACCTTGATTGTGACCATTATATCTATAATTGCAAGGCTGTCCGGGAAGGCATGTGCTTTATGATGGATAGAGGTGGTGAAGATATATGCTACATTCAATTTCCTCAAAGATTCGAAGGCATTGATCCATCTGATCGTTATGCTAATAACAACACTGTGTTTTTTGATGGAACCATGCGGGCACTAGATGGCCTACAG GGCCCACTTTATGTGGGAACAGGATGTATGTTTCGAAGATTTGCTCTTTATGGCTTCGATCCTCCAAAAGTTGACACGATTCTTGAAAGGGGTTCAGAAACTCAAGCTCTCAAGGCTACCAATTTTGATCCTGATCTTGATGTGAAATTATTGCCTAATATTTTTGGGAATTCCACAATGTTAGCCAAGTCGATACCGATTGCTGAATTCCAAGGCCGTCCTCTTGCTGATCATCCTGCTATCAAATATGGAAGACCTCCAGGAGCTCTTAGAGCCCCACGTGATCCACTTGATGCAACTACTGTAGCTGAAGCAGTCTCCTCTATATCTTGCTG GTATGAAGACAAGACAGAGTGGGGTGATCGTGTTGGTTGGATTTACGGGTCAGAAACAGAAGATGTGGTGACAGGATACCGAATGCATAACCGAGGGTGGCGCTCTGTCTACTGTATCACAAAACGTGATGCCTTCCATGGATCAGCACCAATCAATCTCACAGACAGACTCCACCAAGTTCTAAGATGGACAACAGGTTTGGTAGAGATATTCTTCTCACGAAACAACGCTTTGTTGGCGACTTCAAAACTCATGTTCCTCCAACGCCTCGCTTACCTCAATGTGGTGGTCTACCCTTTCACATCCTTCTTTCTAGTTGTCTATAGTTTCCTTCCTGCATTGTCTCTCTTCTCAGGTTACTTCATTGTACAAAAAGTAAGCGTCGCCTTCTTGATGTTCTTATTAATCATATCCCTCTGCCTGATTGGGTTAGCAATCTTGGAAATTAAATGGTCTGGAATTGGCCTCGAAGAATGGTGGAGAAACGAGCAGTTTTGGCTAATCTCAGGAACTAGTGCTCACTTAGCTGCGGTGGTCCAAGGACTACTAAAAGTCATTGCTGGTATTGAAATTTCATTAACATCGACATCCAAGTCTGCTGGAGTGGACAATGATGATACTTACGCGGGTCTTTACTTGGTCAAATGGAGTTCATTGATGATCCCACCCATTGTGATTGGAATGGTGAACATAATAGCAATAGCGGTGGCATTTTCAAGGACCATATACCAAACCGTGCCACAATGGAGCAAGTTCATTGTCGGGGCGTTTTTCAGTTTCTGGGTTTTAGCTCATTTGTATCCATTTGCTAAAGGATTGATGGGAAGAAGTGGCAAAACTCCAACTATAGTGTTTGTATGGTCTGGTCTCATCGCTATTACAATTTCATTACTTTGGGTAGCAATTAGTCCCCTAGGTAGTGCACAAACAGATCTCGGTACTGGTGGATTTCAATTCCCTTGA
- the LOC140876365 gene encoding cellulose synthase-like protein D4 isoform X1, with protein sequence MATLSSQPSKKVRSSETSSSSNRSSSGQTVKFARRTSSGRYVNLSLREDLDVSGDLSSRDYMNYTVHIPPTPDNQPMDTSVAAKAEEQYVSNSLFTGGFNTVTRAHLMDKVIDSKVSHPQMAGSKGSFCAMPACDGKVMRDERGNDITPCDCRFKICRDCYMDAQNDTSLCPGCKEPYKVSDYDDEPVDFSNGTLSLPVPDDSRKDHHNMSMMKRNQNGEFDNNKWLFETQGTYGYGNAYWPQEDVSGEYGDGGHFRGRMSDSSDKPWKPLSRKLPLPNSIISPYRLLILVRLVVLSFFLVWRLRHPNKDAMWLWLMSVTCEIWFSFSWFLDQIPKMNPVNRSTDLEVLRDKFEMPSPSNPTGRSDLPGVDLFVSTADPEKEPPLVTANTMLSILAVDYPVEKLACYVSDDGSALLTFEAMAEAASFADLWVPFCRKHDIEPRNPETYFCKKSDPTKNKKRPDFVKDRRKVKREYDEFKVRVNGLADSIRRRSEAFNAREEMKVLKHMRESGSDPSEKIKVQKATWMADGTHWPGTWANPSGEHSKGDHAGILQVMLKPPSDDPLMGSSEDKLLDFTDVDIRLPMFVYVSREKRPGYDHNKKAGAMNALARASAILSNGPFILNLDCDHYIYNCKAVREGMCFMMDRGGEDICYIQFPQRFEGIDPSDRYANNNTVFFDGTMRALDGLQGPLYVGTGCMFRRFALYGFDPPKVDTILERGSETQALKATNFDPDLDVKLLPNIFGNSTMLAKSIPIAEFQGRPLADHPAIKYGRPPGALRAPRDPLDATTVAEAVSSISCWYEDKTEWGDRVGWIYGSETEDVVTGYRMHNRGWRSVYCITKRDAFHGSAPINLTDRLHQVLRWTTGLVEIFFSRNNALLATSKLMFLQRLAYLNVVVYPFTSFFLVVYSFLPALSLFSGYFIVQKVSVAFLMFLLIISLCLIGLAILEIKWSGIGLEEWWRNEQFWLISGTSAHLAAVVQGLLKVIAGIEISLTSTSKSAGVDNDDTYAGLYLVKWSSLMIPPIVIGMVNIIAIAVAFSRTIYQTVPQWSKFIVGAFFSFWVLAHLYPFAKGLMGRSGKTPTIVFVWSGLIAITISLLWVAISPLGSAQTDLGTGGFQFP encoded by the exons ATGGCCACCCTGTCGAGCCAACCATCGAAGAAGGTTCGGAGCTCCGAGACCTCTTCTTCCAGTAACCGGAGCTCAAGTGGGCAGACGGTGAAATTTGCGAGGCGAACCTCGAGTGGGAGATATGTTAACCTGTCGTTGAGAGAAGATTTAGACGTGTCCGGGGACCTATCATCCAGGGACTACATGAACTACACGGTACATATCCCTCCCACACCTGACAATCAGCCAATGGATACATCTGTTGCTGCAAAAGCAGAGGAGCAATATGTATCGAATTCTCTGTTCACGGGTGGATTCAACACTGTGACTCGTGCGCATCTCATGGACAAGGTGATAGATTCCAAGGTTAGCCATCCACAAATGGCGGGATCTAAGGGCTCCTTCTGTGCCATGCCAGCTTGTGATGGCAAGGTTATGAGAGATGAGAGGGGAAACGATATCACTCCTTGCGACTGCAG GTTCAAAATATGTAGGGATTGCTACATGGATGCCCAAAATGACACTAGTCTCTGTCCAGGATGCAAGGAACCGTACAAGGTCAGCGATTATGATGATGAGCCGGTTGATTTCTCAAATGGAACTCTTTCGCTCCCTGTCCCAGACGATTCCAGGAAAGATCATCATAACATGTCCATGATGAAAAGGAACCAAAATGGAGAATTCGACAACAATAAATGGCTTTTTGAAACACAAGGCACTTATGGATATGGAAATGCATATTGGCCTCAAGAAGATGTGTCCGGAGAATATGGAGATGGAGGACACTTTAGGGGCAGAATGTCAGATTCCTCAGACAAACCATGGAAGCCCTTAAGTCGTAAGCTACCTCTTCCGAATAGCATTATCAGCCCATATAG GTTGCTGATTTTGGTTCGGTTAGTTGTGTTGAGTTTCTTCTTGGTATGGAGACTACGACACCCAAATAAAGATGCCATGTGGCTTTGGTTGATGTCAGTTACATGTGAGATATGGTTTTCCTTTTCTTGGTTTCTTGATCAGATTCCAAAGATGAATCCAGTCAATAGATCCACAGATTTAGAAGTGTTACGTGATAAATTTGAAATGCCATCACCATCCAACCCGACTGGTCGCTCTGATCTCCCCGGTGTTGATTTATTTGTATCCACAGCAGATCCGGAAAAAGAGCCACCACTCGTCACTGCAAACACTATGCTCTCAATCCTAGCAGTTGATTACCCTGTAGAGAAACTTGCTTGTTATGTTTCTGATGATGGTAGTGCCCTCTTGACCTTCGAAGCAATGGCCGAGGCAGCAAGTTTTGCCGATCTATGGGTACCTTTTTGTCGGAAACATGATATAGAACCTCGGAATCCAGAAACTTACTTCTGTAAGAAGAGTGACCCGACAAAGAACAAGAAAAGACCAGATTTTGTCAAAGATAGACGTAAAGTAAAAAGGGAGTATGACGAATTTAAAGTAAGGGTAAATGGATTAGCAGATTCGATTAGGAGAAGATCAGAAGCTTTCAATGCAAGGGAGGAGATGAAAGTGTTAAAACACATGAGAGAGAGTGGGTCAGATCCATCGGAGAAAATCAAGGTCCAAAAAGCTACTTGGATGGCTGATGGTACCCATTGGCCTGGAACTTGGGCCAATCCATCTGGTGAACACTCCAAAGGCGATCATGCTGGAATCCTCCAA GTGATGTTGAAACCTCCCAGTGATGATCCATTAATGGGAAGTTCAGAGGACAAGCTTTTAGACTTTACTGACGTGGACATACGCCTGCCTATGTTCGTGTACGTCTCACGTGAAAAACGTCCGGGATATGATCATAACAAGAAAGCTGGTGCCATGAATGCCCTTGCTCGAGCCTCGGCTATACTGTCTAATGGTCCTTTTATACTTAACCTTGATTGTGACCATTATATCTATAATTGCAAGGCTGTCCGGGAAGGCATGTGCTTTATGATGGATAGAGGTGGTGAAGATATATGCTACATTCAATTTCCTCAAAGATTCGAAGGCATTGATCCATCTGATCGTTATGCTAATAACAACACTGTGTTTTTTGATGGAACCATGCGGGCACTAGATGGCCTACAG GGCCCACTTTATGTGGGAACAGGATGTATGTTTCGAAGATTTGCTCTTTATGGCTTCGATCCTCCAAAAGTTGACACGATTCTTGAAAGGGGTTCAGAAACTCAAGCTCTCAAGGCTACCAATTTTGATCCTGATCTTGATGTGAAATTATTGCCTAATATTTTTGGGAATTCCACAATGTTAGCCAAGTCGATACCGATTGCTGAATTCCAAGGCCGTCCTCTTGCTGATCATCCTGCTATCAAATATGGAAGACCTCCAGGAGCTCTTAGAGCCCCACGTGATCCACTTGATGCAACTACTGTAGCTGAAGCAGTCTCCTCTATATCTTGCTG GTATGAAGACAAGACAGAGTGGGGTGATCGTGTTGGTTGGATTTACGGGTCAGAAACAGAAGATGTGGTGACAGGATACCGAATGCATAACCGAGGGTGGCGCTCTGTCTACTGTATCACAAAACGTGATGCCTTCCATGGATCAGCACCAATCAATCTCACAGACAGACTCCACCAAGTTCTAAGATGGACAACAGGTTTGGTAGAGATATTCTTCTCACGAAACAACGCTTTGTTGGCGACTTCAAAACTCATGTTCCTCCAACGCCTCGCTTACCTCAATGTGGTGGTCTACCCTTTCACATCCTTCTTTCTAGTTGTCTATAGTTTCCTTCCTGCATTGTCTCTCTTCTCAGGTTACTTCATTGTACAAAAAGTAAGCGTCGCCTTCTTGATGTTCTTATTAATCATATCCCTCTGCCTGATTGGGTTAGCAATCTTGGAAATTAAATGGTCTGGAATTGGCCTCGAAGAATGGTGGAGAAACGAGCAGTTTTGGCTAATCTCAGGAACTAGTGCTCACTTAGCTGCGGTGGTCCAAGGACTACTAAAAGTCATTGCTGGTATTGAAATTTCATTAACATCGACATCCAAGTCTGCTGGAGTGGACAATGATGATACTTACGCGGGTCTTTACTTGGTCAAATGGAGTTCATTGATGATCCCACCCATTGTGATTGGAATGGTGAACATAATAGCAATAGCGGTGGCATTTTCAAGGACCATATACCAAACCGTGCCACAATGGAGCAAGTTCATTGTCGGGGCGTTTTTCAGTTTCTGGGTTTTAGCTCATTTGTATCCATTTGCTAAAGGATTGATGGGAAGAAGTGGCAAAACTCCAACTATAGTGTTTGTATGGTCTGGTCTCATCGCTATTACAATTTCATTACTTTGGGTAGCAATTAGTCCCCTAGGTAGTGCACAAACAGATCTCGGTACTGGTGGATTTCAATTCCCTTGA
- the LOC140876366 gene encoding 5-amino-6-(5-phospho-D-ribitylamino)uracil phosphatase, chloroplastic: MVDSIATTSILGLRPVYGLHYCENVSNKRKPADLCRLTFTKFIGGKEVPLSAAFPRLRLDRPRRLWLKAQAMELTKEAYFYRERGQIHRDFIYGIGTGLDQRPGFWPPENKADNPALGNPLLRQERLGCGWLGAIFEWEGVIIEDNPHLEKQAWLALSEEEGKPPPPAFMLRRIEGMKNEQAISEVLCWSRDPIQLKRMAARKEDIYQSLQGGIYQFRAGSQEFVNVLMQYKVPMALVSTRPRKYLETAIRAIGIEGVFTVIVAAEDVYRGKPDPEMFVYAAQLLQFIPERVIVFGNSNLTVEAAHDARMKCVAVASKHPVYELGAADLVVRCLDELSVVDIKNLAAVESDEFKSGEPEPEMEVEEEDHRPPAVGVDDSFW; this comes from the coding sequence ATGGTGGATTCAATCGCCACAACATCCATATTGGGGTTACGGCCTGTGTATGGTCTACATTATTGCGAGAATGTCTCAAACAAGCGGAAGCCGGCTGATCTTTGTCGGCTTACGTTTACGAAATTTATCGGTGGTAAGGAAGTTCCTTTATCTGCTGCTTTTCCAAGATTGCGACTTGATCGGCCAAGGAGGTTGTGGCTGAAGGCTCAAGCAATGGAATTGACGAAGGAGGCATACTTCTATCGAGAGAGAGGGCAAATTCATCGGGATTTTATTTATGGGATAGGGACTGGCTTGGATCAGAGGCCGGGGTTCTGGCCACCGGAAAATAAGGCTGATAATCCCGCACTGGGTAATCCGTTGCTTAGGCAAGAAAGACTTGGTTGTGGATGGTTAGGTGCTATATTCGAGTGGGAAGGCGTGATAATAGAGGACAATCCACATCTGGAGAAACAAGCTTGGTTGGCTCTTTCTGAGGAAGAAGGAAAACCGCCACCACCAGCTTTCATGCTTCGTAGAATAGAAGGAATGAAGAATGAGCAAGCAATATCTGAAGTTCTCTGCTGGTCTAGAGATCCAATCCAATTAAAAAGAATGGCAGCGAGAAAAGAGGATATCTACCAGTCTTTGCAGGGTGGGATTTATCAATTTCGCGCAGGGTCTCAAGAATTCGTGAATGTTTTGATGCAGTACAAGGTTCCTATGGCTTTGGTGTCTACAAGACCAAGAAAGTATCTCGAAACAGCCATTAGAGCCATTGGGATCGAAGGGGTGTTTACGGTCATCGTGGCTGCAGAGGATGTCTACCGAGGGAAGCCTGATCCAGAGATGTTCGTGTATGCTGCACAACTCCTCCAATTCATACCTGAGAGAGTGATAGTGTTTGGAAACTCGAATCTAACGGTTGAGGCGGCTCATGATGCTAGGATGAAATGTGTGGCCGTTGCTAGCAAACACCCCGTATATGAGCTTGGAGCCGCTGATTTGGTAGTGAGATGCCTTGATGAGCTCTCAGTGGTCGATATAAAGAACCTAGCAGCTGTTGAATCAGACGAGTTTAAATCCGGTGAACCAGAGCCGGAGATGGAGGTTGAGGAAGAAGATCACCGCCCTCCTGCTGTTGGTGTTGATGATAGTTTCTGGTGA